The Candidatus Omnitrophota bacterium genome window below encodes:
- a CDS encoding pyridoxal phosphate-dependent aminotransferase, whose product MKLAKRVADIGESVTLEITSKAKKMAKEGIDVVNFAAGEPDFDTPDFIKQAAIKAINEGFTKYTPSSGMIELREAISKKFKKDNGLDYSPAQIVVSNGAKHSLNNIFQALCEEGDEVIIPSPYWLSYPAMVNMSQAKSVFVPTSAKNNFKVTEKDLALKITPKTKCFILNSPSNPTGSLYEKDELDAIAKLAVKHKFFVISDEIYEKLVYDNKKYTSIASLGKDIYDLTITVNGVSKSYSMTGWRIGYAAGPLEIMKAIANIQSHATSNPASISQKATLAALTGDQKFIDDMRAEYQDRRDIMVSRLNKMKNISCTKPEGAFYVFCDISKLKSGSANVATRLLDEAKVAVIPGEPFGADSFIRLSFATGKEVIKKGLDRIEEWLNKNG is encoded by the coding sequence ATGAAGCTTGCGAAAAGGGTAGCGGATATAGGCGAATCGGTCACCTTAGAGATAACTTCTAAGGCCAAGAAGATGGCCAAAGAGGGCATTGACGTGGTAAATTTTGCCGCTGGAGAGCCTGATTTTGATACCCCCGACTTTATAAAACAGGCCGCGATAAAGGCTATAAATGAAGGCTTTACCAAGTATACGCCTTCAAGCGGGATGATTGAGCTGCGGGAAGCCATATCGAAGAAGTTCAAGAAGGACAACGGCTTAGACTATTCGCCCGCGCAGATAGTAGTTTCAAATGGCGCCAAGCACTCGCTAAACAATATATTCCAGGCGCTTTGCGAAGAAGGCGACGAAGTGATAATCCCGTCTCCATATTGGTTAAGCTATCCAGCCATGGTCAATATGTCCCAAGCCAAGAGCGTATTTGTTCCAACGAGTGCCAAGAATAATTTCAAAGTTACGGAAAAAGATCTGGCTTTAAAGATTACCCCAAAGACGAAATGTTTTATACTGAATAGCCCCTCAAATCCGACCGGTTCATTGTATGAAAAGGATGAACTTGATGCGATAGCCAAGCTCGCGGTAAAGCACAAATTCTTCGTGATAAGCGATGAGATATACGAAAAACTGGTTTACGACAATAAAAAATATACCTCGATAGCCTCGCTGGGAAAAGATATATATGATCTTACTATAACTGTGAATGGAGTCTCGAAAAGTTATTCTATGACAGGTTGGCGCATAGGTTATGCTGCCGGCCCTCTGGAAATTATGAAGGCGATAGCCAATATCCAGAGCCATGCGACATCGAACCCCGCCTCGATAAGCCAGAAAGCGACACTTGCGGCGCTGACAGGAGACCAGAAGTTTATCGATGACATGAGGGCCGAGTATCAGGATAGACGCGATATAATGGTTTCGCGCCTGAATAAAATGAAGAATATATCCTGCACCAAGCCGGAAGGGGCTTTCTACGTATTCTGTGATATCTCAAAATTAAAATCAGGTTCTGCCAATGTGGCGACCAGATTGCTTGATGAGGCAAAAGTAGCGGTCATTCCCGGTGAGCCATTTGGGGCTGACTCATTCATAAGGCTAAGTTTTGCTACGGGCAAAGAAGTGATAAAAAAGGGCTTGGATAGAATTGAGGAGTGGCTGAATAAAAATGGGTAA